A single region of the Microbulbifer sp. MKSA007 genome encodes:
- a CDS encoding DNA translocase FtsK 4TM domain-containing protein, translating into MKAESATEKSPAESNALPDSLIARLVREGALISLLAGALLLAISLLSFSAEDPGWSQTGSTQQVHNAIGPAGAWLADVCLSLLGWMAYLFPLLIGLRAYHILRDRNARFHLPLFALRIFGLLLVLVSGAAMATLCFDPAENPLPFTNGGIIGSAMASALGSSLGYVGATILLLAIFAIGVTVFTGLSWLKLAEAIGKNVLGFFALLGSFYQRWRQKRNERRVAREAIVVRKAAVEEEKQRVAKRIPPKIEPTAPKPKQSPRAAKEKQRELFKSGPVTGTLPPLGLLDPADQNKKAGFSRESLEALSRLLELKLKDFGVVAEVVSVLPGPVVTRFEIQPAPGVKVSKISNLAKDLARSLAVISVRVVEVIPGKSVVGIEIPNENRQMVRLSEVLSADVYDNAKSPLTLALGHDISGQPVVADLAKMPHLLVAGTTGSGKSVGINVMLLSLLYKSTPDEVRLILVDPKMLELSVYEGIPHLLTPVITDMNDAANGLRWCVGEMERRYKLMAAMGVRNLAGFNRKVKEAEEAGEPLIDPIWQPDPASSVPEDEQTAPALKALPAIVVVIDEFADMMMIVGKKVEQLIARIAQKARAAGIHLLLATQRPSVDVITGLIKANVPTRIGFQVSSKVDSRTILDQGGAEQLLGHGDMLYLPPGSGVPVRVHGAFVDDHEVHKVVADWGRRGEPDYIDGIVDDSNNSIPVPGLQSEGGEDEDPEADALYDEAVAFVTKSRKASISSVQRQLRIGYNRAARIIDAMEAAGVISAAGHNGNREVLAPPPA; encoded by the coding sequence TTGAAGGCCGAAAGCGCAACTGAAAAAAGCCCTGCAGAGAGCAATGCATTGCCAGACTCATTGATCGCCCGACTCGTTCGCGAGGGGGCCCTGATCAGTTTGCTGGCTGGTGCCCTGTTGCTCGCCATTAGCCTGTTAAGCTTTAGCGCAGAAGATCCGGGCTGGTCGCAAACTGGCAGTACCCAACAAGTGCACAATGCCATTGGGCCAGCCGGTGCTTGGCTGGCAGATGTGTGTTTGTCTTTGCTCGGATGGATGGCTTACCTGTTCCCCTTGCTGATTGGTCTGCGGGCCTATCACATTCTTCGCGATCGCAATGCCCGCTTCCATTTGCCGCTATTTGCTTTGAGGATATTTGGCTTGCTGCTGGTTCTTGTCAGCGGGGCGGCAATGGCGACTCTTTGTTTTGATCCCGCAGAAAACCCATTGCCGTTTACCAACGGAGGCATCATCGGCAGTGCGATGGCGTCTGCCCTGGGTTCTAGCCTCGGCTATGTAGGGGCAACCATTTTACTGCTGGCGATATTTGCTATCGGTGTCACTGTTTTTACAGGTTTGTCGTGGCTCAAATTGGCAGAGGCAATCGGCAAGAATGTGCTCGGCTTTTTTGCCTTACTGGGCAGTTTCTATCAACGCTGGCGCCAAAAGCGCAATGAGCGGAGGGTGGCCAGAGAGGCGATTGTCGTGCGCAAGGCGGCTGTGGAGGAAGAGAAACAGCGAGTTGCCAAACGAATTCCCCCGAAGATTGAGCCCACTGCCCCCAAGCCGAAGCAGAGTCCTCGGGCAGCAAAGGAAAAACAGCGAGAGCTTTTCAAGAGTGGCCCGGTTACTGGAACCCTGCCGCCGTTGGGTCTACTCGATCCAGCAGATCAAAACAAGAAGGCCGGCTTCTCCCGGGAATCCCTGGAAGCGCTGTCACGCCTGTTGGAACTTAAGCTGAAAGACTTCGGCGTTGTTGCCGAAGTGGTATCTGTGCTGCCGGGACCGGTAGTAACCCGCTTTGAAATTCAGCCAGCTCCCGGTGTAAAGGTGAGCAAGATTTCCAATCTGGCAAAAGACCTGGCGCGCTCACTGGCGGTGATCAGTGTGCGTGTGGTCGAGGTAATCCCAGGCAAGTCGGTTGTGGGTATCGAAATCCCTAACGAAAATCGACAGATGGTACGCCTCAGTGAAGTGTTGTCGGCAGATGTCTACGATAATGCCAAATCGCCGCTGACTCTGGCGCTCGGTCACGATATTTCCGGTCAGCCGGTGGTGGCCGATCTGGCCAAGATGCCTCACTTGCTGGTAGCGGGTACCACCGGTTCGGGTAAATCCGTGGGTATCAACGTTATGTTGTTGAGCCTGCTGTACAAATCCACGCCCGATGAGGTCCGCCTGATTCTGGTGGACCCAAAAATGCTGGAGCTCTCGGTGTACGAGGGCATTCCGCATTTGTTGACCCCGGTCATCACCGATATGAACGATGCCGCCAATGGTTTGCGTTGGTGTGTTGGAGAAATGGAGCGCCGCTACAAGTTGATGGCAGCAATGGGGGTGAGAAACCTCGCAGGCTTTAACCGCAAAGTGAAAGAGGCGGAAGAGGCCGGGGAGCCGCTGATCGATCCTATCTGGCAGCCAGATCCCGCCTCCAGCGTGCCGGAAGATGAACAAACCGCACCGGCCCTGAAAGCACTGCCTGCCATTGTTGTCGTGATTGATGAATTTGCCGACATGATGATGATCGTCGGTAAAAAGGTCGAACAGCTGATCGCGCGAATCGCACAAAAAGCCCGTGCAGCTGGGATCCACTTACTGCTTGCAACCCAGCGTCCGTCGGTGGATGTTATTACCGGCTTGATTAAAGCTAACGTACCTACTCGAATCGGTTTTCAGGTTTCGTCCAAGGTGGATTCCCGCACAATCCTCGACCAGGGCGGTGCGGAGCAGCTGCTCGGTCATGGTGACATGTTGTACTTACCGCCTGGAAGTGGTGTTCCTGTTCGTGTCCACGGCGCTTTTGTCGACGATCACGAAGTGCATAAAGTTGTCGCCGATTGGGGCCGTCGCGGTGAGCCTGATTATATCGATGGTATTGTCGACGATAGTAATAACAGTATCCCCGTGCCTGGATTACAGTCTGAAGGCGGTGAGGATGAAGATCCTGAAGCCGATGCGCTCTACGACGAAGCCGTAGCTTTCGTCACTAAATCCCGCAAGGCGTCAATTTCCTCTGTGCAGCGTCAGCTGCGGATTGGTTACAATCGCGCGGCTCGAATTATTGACGCCATGGAGGCTGCCGGGGTGATATCTGCGGCGGGCCACAACGGCAATCGAGAGGTGCTGGCACCGCCGCCAGCCTGA
- the lolA gene encoding outer membrane lipoprotein chaperone LolA, whose protein sequence is MKRILQGLLLSISVTASAAWADATDDLSDLLKPLEAISGNFKQTLIDERGEVTQKSNGSFSVQRPGKLRWKTGEPYPQLLVTNNKTLWLYDPDLEQVTVRPVDARIKDTPALLLGGKVEEIRGSFNVSQKEGVYHLTPKNPSAPFKAMEIRFAKNGLPSAMTVRDGMGQTTEIQFSGMEANPKLSASIFDFKPPAGTDIIKDE, encoded by the coding sequence ATGAAAAGAATTCTGCAGGGTCTGCTGCTTTCAATCAGTGTTACCGCCAGCGCGGCCTGGGCTGATGCCACCGATGACCTGAGCGATTTACTCAAGCCGTTGGAAGCGATTTCGGGTAATTTCAAACAGACATTGATCGACGAGCGTGGCGAGGTCACACAAAAGAGCAATGGTAGCTTCTCTGTGCAGCGCCCGGGCAAATTGCGCTGGAAAACCGGTGAGCCTTATCCCCAGTTACTGGTGACAAACAACAAGACACTCTGGCTGTACGATCCGGATCTGGAGCAGGTGACAGTTCGCCCAGTGGATGCCCGTATTAAGGATACCCCAGCCCTATTGCTGGGGGGCAAAGTAGAGGAAATACGGGGCTCGTTTAATGTGAGCCAGAAAGAAGGGGTTTATCACCTGACCCCCAAGAACCCCTCGGCCCCTTTTAAAGCCATGGAAATTCGATTTGCCAAAAATGGCTTGCCGTCGGCAATGACCGTGCGCGATGGTATGGGACAAACCACTGAAATTCAGTTCAGTGGTATGGAGGCGAATCCAAAACTATCCGCTTCTATATTTGATTTTAAGCCCCCGGCCGGTACTGACATTATTAAAGATGAGTGA
- a CDS encoding replication-associated recombination protein A: MSDLFDTPKTHQPLAARMRPNSLAHYVGQSHLLGEGKPLREAVERGQLHSMILWGPPGVGKTTFARLLAEECDARFATLSAVLAGVKDIRQAVAEAEQHRIQSGRHTILFVDEVHRFNKAQQDAFLPYVEEGTVTFVGATTENPAFELNNALLSRCRVYLLRSIPEEELLGLLRYALQTDQQLRERSVNIPEEVLGKIARAADGDARSALNLLEVACDLAKEEAGRLIVDEDVLAEVLSADVRRFDKGGDYFYDQISAMHKSVRGSDPDAALYWFVRMLDGGCDPLYIARRVVRMASEDIGNADPRALQLSLNAWDVQERLGSPEGELAIAQAITYLAVAAKSNAVYSAYNRAVADVRREPSYEVPVHLRNAPTKLAKSLSHGAEYRYAHDEPDAFAAGENYFPEEIAEREYYQPVPRGLELKISEKLQTLRRLNRESDKQRYRNSK, translated from the coding sequence ATGAGTGATCTGTTCGATACTCCCAAAACCCACCAACCCCTCGCGGCCCGTATGCGGCCGAATTCCCTGGCCCACTATGTGGGCCAGTCGCATTTATTGGGGGAGGGCAAACCTCTGCGGGAGGCCGTAGAGCGCGGCCAACTGCACTCAATGATTTTGTGGGGCCCACCCGGTGTTGGCAAAACCACTTTTGCGCGGTTGCTAGCTGAAGAGTGCGATGCTCGATTTGCCACTCTGTCTGCGGTACTCGCCGGAGTGAAAGATATTCGCCAGGCGGTGGCCGAAGCTGAACAGCACCGGATACAGTCGGGCCGACACACTATTTTATTTGTCGATGAAGTGCATCGATTTAATAAGGCTCAGCAGGATGCCTTCCTTCCCTACGTGGAGGAGGGCACTGTGACTTTTGTCGGGGCGACTACGGAAAACCCGGCTTTTGAGTTGAACAATGCACTTCTGTCCCGGTGTCGCGTCTATCTTTTGCGCAGCATTCCTGAAGAGGAGTTATTGGGGTTGCTGCGCTACGCCCTGCAAACCGACCAGCAGTTGCGCGAGCGGAGCGTCAACATTCCCGAGGAAGTGTTGGGCAAGATTGCTAGGGCTGCCGATGGAGATGCCCGCAGTGCTTTGAACTTGCTGGAAGTGGCCTGCGATCTGGCCAAAGAGGAGGCCGGGCGACTGATTGTCGATGAAGACGTGCTCGCCGAGGTGCTCAGTGCCGATGTTCGCCGTTTTGATAAAGGCGGCGATTATTTTTACGATCAAATTTCCGCCATGCATAAATCAGTGCGGGGGTCTGACCCGGATGCGGCGCTCTACTGGTTTGTGCGGATGCTGGATGGAGGCTGCGACCCGTTATATATCGCTCGCCGTGTCGTGCGTATGGCTAGTGAAGATATCGGCAATGCGGACCCGAGGGCTTTGCAGTTGTCGCTGAATGCCTGGGATGTGCAGGAGCGCCTGGGGAGTCCCGAGGGCGAGTTGGCAATTGCCCAAGCCATTACTTACCTGGCGGTTGCGGCAAAAAGCAATGCAGTTTACTCCGCTTACAATCGTGCCGTGGCGGATGTTCGTCGCGAGCCCAGTTATGAAGTGCCAGTGCATTTGCGCAATGCCCCTACCAAACTGGCAAAAAGCCTGTCCCACGGTGCGGAGTATCGCTACGCCCACGACGAACCCGATGCTTTTGCTGCGGGAGAGAATTACTTCCCCGAAGAGATTGCTGAGCGCGAGTACTACCAGCCGGTTCCCCGAGGGTTGGAGTTAAAAATTTCAGAAAAATTGCAGACTCTGCGCCGACTAAATCGCGAGAGTGACAAGCAGCGTTACAGAAACTCTAAATAG
- the crcB gene encoding fluoride efflux transporter CrcB translates to MQWLAVALGGALGAVLRHLVSIWSFPVFEGRFPLGTIIVNLTGSFLIGIVYVLIAHRAMLGEEWRLLLMTGMFGALTTFSTFSLESLILWHNGQPLVALGYIVGSLVGCLLATAAAVALATRYF, encoded by the coding sequence ATGCAGTGGCTGGCAGTCGCCTTGGGCGGCGCACTTGGGGCAGTTCTTCGCCACCTGGTGAGTATCTGGAGCTTTCCGGTATTTGAGGGCCGGTTTCCGCTAGGAACCATCATTGTCAATTTAACAGGCTCTTTTTTGATCGGTATTGTTTATGTACTGATCGCTCACCGCGCCATGTTGGGGGAGGAATGGCGTCTTCTGTTGATGACCGGTATGTTCGGCGCACTGACAACCTTTTCCACTTTCTCCCTCGAAAGCCTGATACTGTGGCACAATGGCCAGCCGCTGGTGGCCCTTGGCTATATTGTCGGCAGCCTTGTTGGTTGTTTGTTGGCCACCGCTGCTGCTGTCGCTTTGGCGACACGGTATTTTTAA
- the serS gene encoding serine--tRNA ligase — MLDPKLIRTDMDQVAAALKKRGVELDTAKLEALEERRKELQVRTESLQNERNSKSKNIGRAKANGEDIAPLLKEVESLGGELQDAKHALTELQGELDAILSAIPNLPDASVPEGESEDDNVEVRRWGQPRTFDFEVKDHVDLGTHLGGLDFEMAVKLTGSRFAVMSGDVARLHRALAQFMLDTHTEEHGYQETNVPVVVNADSLYGTSQLPKFEEDLFKLEDDRGFYLIPTAEVPLTNMYRDHIVEDSASLPHKLVAHTTCFRSEAGSHGRDTRGMIRQHQFEKVELVWVARPDQSEEALETLTQNAETILQKLNLPYRTVILCGGDIGFSARKTYDIEVWIPSQDKYREISSCSLVGDFQARRMKARWRNPETNKPELVHTLNGSGLAVGRTLIAVLENYQREDGSIEVPEVLRPYMRGQEVISAS; from the coding sequence ATGCTCGATCCCAAACTGATTCGCACGGATATGGACCAGGTGGCCGCTGCCCTGAAAAAGCGCGGTGTAGAACTGGATACTGCCAAACTTGAAGCCCTTGAAGAACGCCGCAAAGAATTGCAGGTGCGCACCGAGAGTTTGCAAAACGAGCGCAATAGCAAGTCGAAAAATATCGGCCGTGCCAAGGCGAATGGTGAAGATATTGCTCCGCTTTTGAAAGAAGTGGAGTCCCTCGGTGGTGAGTTGCAAGATGCCAAACATGCACTGACAGAATTGCAGGGAGAGTTGGATGCAATCTTGTCTGCGATTCCCAACTTGCCGGATGCCTCAGTGCCTGAAGGCGAGAGTGAAGACGATAATGTAGAGGTTCGCCGCTGGGGCCAGCCGCGTACTTTTGACTTTGAAGTTAAAGACCACGTAGACCTGGGCACACACCTTGGTGGCCTCGACTTCGAGATGGCAGTGAAGCTCACCGGCTCCCGCTTTGCGGTAATGAGCGGTGATGTTGCGCGTCTGCATCGCGCGTTGGCACAGTTTATGCTGGATACTCACACCGAAGAGCATGGTTACCAGGAAACCAATGTGCCGGTTGTTGTGAATGCTGATTCCCTGTACGGCACTTCCCAGCTGCCTAAATTTGAGGAAGACCTGTTTAAGCTCGAAGATGATCGTGGTTTCTACCTGATCCCGACTGCGGAAGTGCCCCTCACCAATATGTATCGCGATCATATTGTTGAAGACAGTGCTAGCCTGCCGCATAAATTGGTTGCTCACACTACCTGCTTCCGCTCTGAAGCTGGCTCTCACGGCCGCGACACTCGTGGCATGATTCGCCAGCACCAGTTTGAAAAGGTAGAACTGGTTTGGGTGGCGCGCCCGGATCAGTCTGAAGAGGCATTGGAAACCCTGACGCAAAATGCGGAGACCATTTTGCAGAAGCTGAACCTGCCATACCGCACAGTGATTCTCTGCGGTGGCGATATCGGTTTCTCTGCTCGAAAGACATACGATATTGAAGTTTGGATTCCGTCCCAGGATAAGTACCGCGAGATATCCTCTTGCTCCCTGGTAGGTGACTTCCAGGCGCGCCGAATGAAGGCACGTTGGCGCAACCCGGAAACCAATAAGCCCGAATTGGTGCATACACTGAATGGCTCCGGCCTTGCCGTGGGTCGTACCCTCATCGCTGTTCTGGAAAATTACCAGCGCGAGGATGGCAGTATTGAGGTGCCGGAAGTATTGCGGCCCTATATGCGAGGCCAGGAAGTGATCTCAGCTTCCTGA
- the cysG gene encoding siroheme synthase CysG produces the protein MRYLPLAFDVKDHPCLIVGGGSIATRKARLLHKAGARILVVSPEITDELQQMVTDSGGEWFQSVYSSEYLQKAGLVVAASDSESVNAQVSADAQAQRLPVNAVDAPELCTFTFPAIVERGDLSIGISSGGAAPVLARRIRAQLEALLSPGLGPLVTLAARMRDRVKAALPESRRKNFWEWVFAGPVANRMEAGQPADAEQALVDALQDWQGSPNPVGEVYLVGGGPGDPDLLTFRALRLMQQADVVLYDRLVSPEVMELVRRDAERIYVGKRKAFHAVPQDDINQLLVDLASQGRKVLRLKGGDPFIFGRGGEEIDKLSEAGIPFQVVPGITAASGCASYAGIPLTHRDHAQSVRFITGHLKEGELDLPWQELAGPAQTLVFYMGLTGLQTICAELIKHGLDANTPAALVEKGTTRDQRVVVGDLSSLPALAENSEVRAPTLTIIGGVVSLHEKLQWYQPNRED, from the coding sequence TTGCGTTATTTACCCCTCGCATTTGATGTCAAAGATCATCCCTGTTTGATTGTTGGAGGCGGCTCCATTGCCACCCGTAAAGCTCGCTTATTGCACAAAGCGGGTGCACGGATATTGGTGGTATCCCCGGAAATTACCGATGAGCTTCAGCAAATGGTGACTGATTCTGGTGGGGAATGGTTTCAATCAGTTTATTCGAGCGAGTATTTACAGAAAGCGGGGCTGGTCGTTGCTGCATCTGATAGTGAGTCGGTGAATGCACAGGTTTCAGCCGATGCCCAGGCTCAGCGCCTACCTGTCAATGCGGTGGACGCGCCAGAGTTGTGCACGTTTACTTTCCCGGCCATTGTGGAGCGGGGAGATCTATCGATCGGCATCAGCAGTGGTGGCGCGGCTCCAGTACTGGCGCGCAGAATCAGGGCCCAGCTCGAAGCCCTGCTATCGCCGGGGCTGGGACCGCTGGTAACTTTGGCGGCACGGATGCGCGATAGGGTTAAGGCAGCGCTGCCAGAGTCTCGGCGCAAGAATTTTTGGGAGTGGGTTTTTGCCGGCCCCGTTGCCAACCGCATGGAGGCGGGGCAACCAGCAGATGCAGAGCAGGCGCTGGTGGATGCGCTACAAGACTGGCAGGGGAGCCCCAATCCGGTGGGTGAGGTTTACCTGGTAGGTGGAGGTCCGGGAGATCCAGACCTGCTGACTTTTCGCGCACTGCGCTTGATGCAGCAGGCAGATGTGGTGCTTTACGATCGGTTGGTTTCACCGGAAGTGATGGAGTTGGTGCGTCGGGATGCAGAGCGGATCTATGTGGGTAAGCGCAAGGCTTTCCACGCGGTGCCACAAGACGATATCAATCAGCTGTTGGTAGATCTGGCCAGCCAAGGCAGAAAAGTTTTGCGGCTTAAGGGAGGCGATCCCTTTATTTTTGGTCGAGGCGGTGAGGAAATAGACAAGTTGTCAGAGGCGGGGATTCCCTTTCAGGTGGTGCCGGGAATAACAGCGGCCTCTGGTTGTGCCAGTTACGCTGGTATCCCACTGACTCACCGGGATCACGCTCAATCTGTGCGCTTTATTACCGGGCACCTGAAAGAGGGTGAGTTGGACCTCCCTTGGCAAGAACTTGCGGGCCCAGCACAAACCCTGGTTTTCTATATGGGGCTTACGGGGTTACAAACTATTTGTGCTGAATTGATTAAACACGGGCTCGATGCGAATACGCCGGCGGCCTTGGTTGAAAAGGGCACTACGCGAGACCAGCGAGTAGTTGTCGGTGACTTGAGCAGCTTGCCGGCCCTTGCTGAAAACAGTGAAGTTCGAGCGCCAACACTCACCATCATTGGTGGGGTAGTGAGCTTGCATGAAAAGCTTCAGTGGTATCAGCCAAATCGAGAAGATTAA
- a CDS encoding penicillin acylase family protein — MTALIISLLGLIIIFLIGSWIWLRQSLPILDGTITTGKLKDPVVIERDSQGVPLIHSENRNSSAFALGFLHAQERFFQMDLLRRSSAGELSELLGASTIKHDQKVRLHQFRQRAERNIAAMPAEQKALLDQYINGINFGLNQLPAKPWEYLLLGQEPRPWNSADSLLTIYSMYLTLQSERGSYELRDTALAELLPSDLYAFYFPQGGRWDAPLFGEAREKVSLPETPISALLDEQDTIVYQAMESDDKIYGSNNWVVGGNLTAHGGAILANDMHLGLSVPNIWFRAGWSIPGTNRFVRGVTLPGGPIMVAGSNELVAWGFTNTGGDWSDLIPLELSEDGNQYKTPEGWRNFAYETESIAVKGSDPKTIEVRTTIWGPVIGTNHDGVPLAFRWVAHDTLGGNMNLIDMEVVRTAEEALELGPTIGIPHQNLVVGDSNGNIGWTVAGAIPKRVGFDGSRSISWADGSAYWDGYLSPQEHPRLYNPESGRIWSANARIVDGDYLKLMGNHGYALGARQQQIRERLFAQEKFNEQDLLNIQLDDQAVFLERWQQHLLTLLEDQQDYREVYTQIQNWGGRAAIDSVGYRIVRNYRLKLMELTTAPILTYMRRYQPKFSFGQLKRQFEYPLWEMAQQEPKQLLNPDFESWKAIKLAALDQVLEKMNRSNQPLKRQSWGAENTAKIQHPLGKAIPPLNWFLAMPAEPLAGDTHMPRFQSPTHGASQRLVVSPGRDADGIFHMATGQSAHPLSPFFGNGHQDWVKGNTSSFIEREPRYRLTLN; from the coding sequence ATGACAGCACTAATTATCAGCCTATTGGGTTTGATAATTATATTTTTAATTGGCTCCTGGATCTGGCTCCGACAGAGCTTGCCTATTCTCGATGGAACCATTACCACGGGTAAATTAAAAGACCCAGTTGTTATCGAGCGCGATTCACAGGGAGTGCCATTAATTCATTCTGAAAACCGAAACAGTTCGGCCTTCGCATTGGGCTTTTTACACGCGCAGGAACGTTTTTTCCAAATGGATCTGTTGCGGAGAAGTTCTGCCGGGGAATTATCAGAATTACTGGGCGCGTCCACTATAAAACACGATCAAAAGGTACGTTTGCATCAATTTCGCCAGCGAGCAGAGCGAAACATTGCTGCGATGCCGGCGGAACAAAAGGCCCTTCTGGATCAATATATCAACGGTATTAATTTTGGCCTCAACCAGCTTCCCGCAAAACCCTGGGAGTATTTGTTATTGGGTCAGGAACCGCGCCCCTGGAATTCTGCCGACAGCCTGTTAACTATCTACAGCATGTACCTGACGCTACAAAGTGAACGCGGTAGTTATGAACTTCGCGACACCGCTTTAGCCGAATTGCTTCCATCAGATCTCTACGCTTTCTATTTTCCCCAAGGCGGGCGGTGGGACGCACCACTATTTGGAGAAGCACGAGAAAAGGTTAGCCTCCCAGAAACACCGATTTCTGCACTTTTAGATGAACAGGACACTATCGTTTATCAGGCGATGGAGAGTGATGACAAGATTTACGGCAGTAATAACTGGGTGGTCGGCGGTAATTTAACAGCGCACGGTGGAGCCATTCTTGCCAACGATATGCACCTCGGGCTGAGTGTTCCCAATATCTGGTTCCGAGCAGGCTGGAGCATACCAGGCACCAACCGATTTGTTCGTGGCGTAACCCTTCCAGGCGGCCCAATTATGGTTGCCGGAAGCAACGAATTAGTTGCCTGGGGATTTACCAACACCGGTGGCGACTGGAGTGACCTGATTCCACTGGAACTCAGCGAAGACGGCAATCAATATAAAACGCCTGAAGGCTGGAGGAATTTTGCCTATGAAACAGAATCTATCGCCGTCAAAGGCAGCGACCCAAAAACCATAGAAGTTCGCACAACTATCTGGGGTCCCGTTATCGGTACAAACCACGATGGCGTTCCTCTCGCATTCCGCTGGGTTGCTCACGACACTCTGGGCGGCAATATGAACTTGATTGATATGGAAGTTGTTCGCACCGCCGAAGAAGCTCTGGAGCTTGGCCCCACCATAGGCATCCCTCATCAGAACCTAGTGGTTGGCGATAGTAACGGCAATATTGGTTGGACTGTGGCTGGCGCTATTCCCAAGCGAGTCGGGTTTGATGGCAGTCGATCAATCAGCTGGGCAGATGGTAGTGCCTATTGGGACGGCTATTTAAGCCCCCAGGAGCACCCCCGCCTGTATAACCCGGAGTCCGGCCGAATCTGGAGTGCCAACGCTCGTATCGTTGATGGGGACTATCTCAAACTCATGGGCAACCACGGCTATGCGCTCGGCGCACGTCAGCAACAAATTCGCGAACGGCTTTTCGCTCAAGAAAAATTCAATGAGCAGGACCTTTTAAATATCCAGCTCGACGATCAGGCAGTTTTTCTCGAGCGGTGGCAGCAACACCTCCTCACCTTACTTGAAGATCAGCAAGACTACCGCGAGGTATATACACAGATTCAAAATTGGGGAGGCCGAGCCGCCATCGACTCCGTAGGCTATCGCATCGTTCGCAACTATCGCCTGAAGTTGATGGAGCTTACGACAGCGCCCATTTTGACTTACATGCGCCGCTATCAGCCTAAGTTTTCTTTCGGCCAACTCAAGCGCCAATTTGAATACCCACTTTGGGAAATGGCTCAGCAAGAGCCAAAACAGCTTCTCAACCCGGATTTTGAATCCTGGAAGGCGATAAAGCTCGCCGCTCTGGATCAAGTACTGGAAAAAATGAATCGCAGCAATCAACCCCTTAAGCGTCAATCCTGGGGTGCTGAAAATACGGCAAAGATCCAGCATCCACTGGGCAAAGCAATACCACCGCTGAATTGGTTCCTGGCAATGCCTGCGGAGCCTCTCGCTGGAGATACCCATATGCCCCGCTTCCAGTCTCCCACTCATGGCGCATCCCAGCGCTTAGTGGTTTCACCGGGCCGGGATGCAGACGGTATTTTCCATATGGCCACAGGTCAGAGTGCTCATCCACTCTCACCATTTTTCGGCAACGGCCATCAGGATTGGGTAAAGGGAAACACTTCATCATTTATTGAACGCGAGCCTCGCTACCGACTCACGTTAAATTAG